TTGAATTTTTAGGGTTTTATGATGATTTTGTTTCTCCAGCAATTGTAGCTGGAAATCATTTTGAAATTACAATAAGAAAGATAAAAGATGAAAAAGAAAAAATACTTAAAAGGATTGAACATATTAAAAATTTTGGTTATCCAAATTATTTTGATGACCAGAGATTTGGAAGTGTTGAAAATGATGAGGAGTTTATTGGTGAAAAGATTGTAAAAAAACATTATAATGGTGCTTTAAAGCTATACTTTACTGTTATTCACCCAGAGGACAAAAAAGAGGAAAAGGAAAGAAAAAGAAAGATTTTTGAAGTCTGGGGGAACTTTGAAGAGGTCTATAAACTATGCAAAACAAAAACTGAAAAAGAGATTATTAAAACTTTGATGAAAGGAAAATCTCGACATTTTTTAATTGAAGCTATAAATAAAATTCCTAAAGATGAGCTTTCTATGTTTTTTTCAGCATATCAAAGCTATCTTTGGAATAAAACCCTTTCATATATATTAGAGTCTATGGGAATTGATTTATCAATTGTAAAAGGGAAGATTATGGATTATTATATCTATAAAGAAATAAAACAAAAACAATTTAAGATTTTAAAAGATATTAAAATACCAACTGTTTCACATAAAATACCGTTTGTAAATGAAGCGGTTAATAGTGCTGTTGAGGACATATTAGTATCTCGAGAGGTAAAAGTGGGGGATTTTAATATTAAAAATATCAGAAAGTCCTTCTATAAATCCTTTTTAAGAGATGCAATAGTTACTCCAAAAAATCTTTTGTACGGAGATTTTGAAGAGGATGATTTTTATAATGGATTTTATAAATTTAAGCTTTCTTTTGACTTACCACCAGGATCCTTTGCAACAATGTTTTTTAAAGCAATAACAATTTTGTAATGTGAGGTATTAATTATGGAAAAAAGAATTGGTGTTGTGGGCATAGTTATTGAAAACCCAGAAGAGAATGCAAATAAAGTTCAAAATATTCTTTCTCAATATTCGAATATTATCTATGGCAGAATGGGCATACCTTTTAAAGATAAGGGATTAGGTGTTATATCTTTAATTGTTGAAGGAACAAATGATGAGATAGGAGCTTTATCTGGGAAACTTGGTAGAATAAATGGTGTAACTGTAAAGGCAACATTAACATCAAAGAAAATAGAAGATTGATTAAGGATTTAGGTGATGGTTTTGCTTAAAGTAAATCAAGAGATAATAATAAATATTGAAGGTATTAATCATCAAGGACAAGGGATAGCAAGGTATGAAGGTCTTGTTGTGTTTGTAAATCAAGCATTGCCAAATGAATTAGTCAAGGCAAAGGTAAAACAAGTAAAAAAAGAGTATGCAGTGGCTGAGATAATAGAGGTTATACAAGAAAATAGTAATAGAGAAGAACCAATTTGCTCTGTTTACAGCGAATGTGGTGGATGTCATTTTATGCATGCAAACTATGAATTTCAACTTGAATTAAAAAGACAGATTGTTGAAGACGCAATGAAAAGAATTGCAAAACTTGATGTTAAAGTTAATAAAACTATAGGCATGAAAAATCCTTATTATTATAGGAATAAAGTTCAATTACCTATAACTAAAAAAGATAATAAGGTTTGTATTGGCTTTTATAAACCTATGAGCCATGATGTTGTTGATATTGA
This window of the Caldicellulosiruptoraceae bacterium PP1 genome carries:
- a CDS encoding TM1266 family iron-only hydrogenase system putative regulator, whose protein sequence is MEKRIGVVGIVIENPEENANKVQNILSQYSNIIYGRMGIPFKDKGLGVISLIVEGTNDEIGALSGKLGRINGVTVKATLTSKKIED
- the truD gene encoding tRNA pseudouridine(13) synthase TruD; the protein is MKLKVLPEDFIVKEIINLNLKKNGKYKIYKLTKKHWNTMDAIKWIAKESNIPIDKIGNGGRKDRHALTEQYISCPKEYDLKFSSSDNVKLEFLGFYDDFVSPAIVAGNHFEITIRKIKDEKEKILKRIEHIKNFGYPNYFDDQRFGSVENDEEFIGEKIVKKHYNGALKLYFTVIHPEDKKEEKERKRKIFEVWGNFEEVYKLCKTKTEKEIIKTLMKGKSRHFLIEAINKIPKDELSMFFSAYQSYLWNKTLSYILESMGIDLSIVKGKIMDYYIYKEIKQKQFKILKDIKIPTVSHKIPFVNEAVNSAVEDILVSREVKVGDFNIKNIRKSFYKSFLRDAIVTPKNLLYGDFEEDDFYNGFYKFKLSFDLPPGSFATMFFKAITIL